A DNA window from Theobroma cacao cultivar B97-61/B2 chromosome 5, Criollo_cocoa_genome_V2, whole genome shotgun sequence contains the following coding sequences:
- the LOC18599571 gene encoding putative disease resistance protein RGA1 → MAESFAFNIAENVLSKLANIAYQEIRLARVVQSDLEKLKTTLTTIKAVLFDAEEKQAHDSQLRVWLQELRDASYDAEDVLDEFEIEALRKQVVKQKSIGKQVSHFFSSSNPLAFRFRMAHKVKKVTERFVEIAALKNNFHLIERHDGPGHVVRLDRETHSFVQASEVIGRDEEKERIIKMLMQDPADAEDISVLPIVGIGGLGKTALAKLVFNDGRIDRHFGLKMWVCVSDDFDLKRLVLKIMKAGKEGDGDLGNMDLEQLQKVLRDCLKGNKYLLILDDVWSEDNRKWQELKQLLVGGASGSKIVVTTRSNQVTKIVGTIPPQNLEGLPYDQSLSLFLKFAFKRGEEKQHPNLVKIGEDIVKKCKGVPLVVKTMGSLLFSKISEHEWRLVKDSEMWQLMEKENEIFSVLKLSYDQLPPHLKQCFAYYSVYPKDYAFVEFELIQFWMAHGLLQSSKKNEDPEDIGRQYLNHLSSRCFFQDYQDKGFLIEFKMHDLLHDLALSVAKNECSTLNSFEQNIPQGVKHVYLDNCDSLEEKAFELLNKAGHVRTFMLPDVDTGPGNKSFMETCLKRFQHLRVLKLSRSNLEILPKGIGNLKHLRFLYLCDNPNIKKLPNSICKLQNLQTLLFAGCYKIEELPREMRYLINLRFLSLTTKQRDLRGLEHLKSLRTLCIINCKNLEYLFEGIQNLTSLQTLCISGCRNLTSLPHGLKYLTALQTLSIRVCVKLDLNMTMGFEGKEEDNQDYLVDSGLCLQRLGITGPLPNLEALPQWLLQGSANTLKQLDIERCENLTTTPEWKTLTSLERLWIFKCPKLSTLPEKMQRLKRLSIIECPILSERCKPETGEDWPSIAHVSRICLDGAEISSKELSTP, encoded by the coding sequence ATGGCTGAATCCTTCGCATTTAACATTGCTGAAAATGTCCTCTCAAAACTAGCCAATATTGCATATCAAGAAATTCGCCTTGCCAGGGTGGTCCAGAGTGACCTTGAAAAGCTTAAGACGACTTTAACTACCATCAAAGCTGTGCTTTTTGATGCTGAAGAAAAACAGGCTCATGACAGTCAGCTGCGGGTTTGGCTTCAAGAGCTTAGGGATGCCAGTTATGATGCAGAAGATGTGTTGGATGAATTTGAAATCGAAGCACTGCGGAAGCAAGTTGTGAAACAGAAGAGCATCGGAAAGCAGGTAAGCCATTTCTTTTCAAGCTCAAACCCACTTGCTTTTCGGTTTAGGATGGCACATAAGGTTAAAAAAGTTACTGAGAGATTCGTTGAGATTGCtgctttgaaaaataattttcatctcaTCGAGAGACATGATGGCCCTGGGCATGTCGTGCGCTTGGACAGGGAGACCCACTCCTTTGTGCAGGCATCGGAGGTCATTGGCAGAgatgaagagaaagagagaatcaTAAAAATGTTAATGCAAGATCCAGCTGATGCGGAAGACATTTCCGTCCTTCCCATAGTTGGAATCGGAGGTCTGGGGAAGACCGCCCTTGCGAAATTGGTATTCAATGATGGAAGGATAGATAGGCATTTTGGGTTGAAAATGTGGGTGTGTGTTTCAGATGACTTTGATCTGAAACGATTAGTTCTGAAAATCATGAAAGCtggaaaggagggtgatgGAGACCTTGGTAACATGGATTTGGAGCAATTACAGAAGGTGTTACGAGATTGTTTGAAGGGTAATAAATATTTACTCATCTTAGATGATGTGTGGAGTGAGGATAATAGAAAATGGCAAGAACTGAAACAATTGTTAGTGGGAGGAGCTAGTGGAAGCAAAATTGTGGTCACCACTCGCAGTAACCAAGTTACAAAGATTGTCGGCACAATCCCTCCACAAAATTTAGAAGGTCTTCCTTACGATCAATCTTTATCTTTGTTTCTCAAATTTGCATTCAAGAGAGGAGAAGAGAAACAACATCCCAATCTTGTAAAAATTGGGGAAGATATTGTTAAAAAATGCAAAGGGGTTCCTTTGGTTGTGAAGACAATGGGGAGTTTacttttctccaaaatttcagAACATGAGTGGAGACTTGTGAAAGATAGTGAAATGTGGCAattaatggaaaaagaaaatgaaatattttctGTTTTAAAACTAAGTTATGATCAACTGCCTCCTCATTTAAAGCAATGTTTTGCTTATTATTCAGTCTATCCAAAGGATTATGCTTTTGTTGAATTTGAGTTAATCCAATTTTGGATGGCTCATGGTCTTCTTCAATCctctaaaaaaaatgaagatccGGAGGATATTGGGCGGCAGTATTTGAACCACCTATCATCAAGGTGTTTTTTCCAAGATTATCAGGATAAAGGTTTTcttattgaatttaaaatgcATGATCTTTTGCATGATCTTGCATTATCAGTAGCAAAGAATGAGTGTTCTACACTAAATTCTTTCGAGCAAAATATTCCTCAAGGAGTTAAACATGTGTACCTTGATAACTGTGATTCTCTCGAGGAAAAAGCCTTTGAATTACTTAATAAAGCAGGACATGTGCGCACATTTATGCTTCCAGACGTGGATACAGGTCCAGGCAACAAATCTTTTATGGAAACATGCCTCAAGAGGTTCCAACATTTGCGGGTGCTTAAACTATCCAGATCTAATCTCGAGATATTGCCCAAAGGGATTGGCAATTTGAAGCACTTAAGGTTTCTCTATCTATGCGATAATCCCAACATCAAGAAGCTTCCGAACTCCATTTGTAAGTTGCAAAATTTGCAGACTTTGTTGTTTGCCGGTTGTTACAAAATTGAAGAGTTACCTAGAGAAATGAGATACTTAATCAATCTCAGATTTTTATCATTAACTACAAAACAAAGGGATTTACGTGGATTAGAACATTTGAAATCTCTTCGAACCTTATGTATTATAAACTGTAAAAATCTGGAATATTTGTTCGAAGGGATTCAAAACCTCACATCCCTTCAAACATTATGTATCTCTGGGTGCAGAAATTTGACATCACTGCCACATGGTTTGAAATATCTAACAGCATTACAAACTCTATCAATTAGGGTTTGTGTAAAGCTTGATTTGAATATGACAATGGGATTCGAAGGGAAAGAAGAGGATAATCAAGACTACCTCGTTGATAGTGGTTTGTGTCTTCAAAGATTAGGGATTACTGGACCGTTACCAAATCTGGAGGCTCTACCCCAATGGCTTCTACAAGGATCTGCCAACACTTTAAAGCAGTTGGACATTGAACGATGTGAGAACCTCACAACCACACCAGAGTGGAAAACTCTTACATCACTTGAAAGGCTTTGGATTTTCAAGTGCCCAAAGTTATCAACTCTACCAGAAAAGATGCAGCGCCTCAAAAGATTGTCGATTATAGAGTGTCCTATCTTGAGTGAAAGATGCAAACCGGAAACGGGAGAGGATTGGCCAAGCATTGCTCATGTCTCCCGTATATGTCTGGACGGTGCTGAAATTTCATCTAAAGAATTATCAACCCCATGA